In Penaeus chinensis breed Huanghai No. 1 chromosome 11, ASM1920278v2, whole genome shotgun sequence, a genomic segment contains:
- the LOC125030580 gene encoding uncharacterized protein LOC125030580, with translation MTAVAVVLLMLTIGFTLGQESQSSQPDSTLPPIGPLEVRTILLQEDGVPTAASFARLNTSFPELFSFTVCYRINLLRFREESTLMSYAVSDNKDNELRMDHRLTGYKVSLHSRWAKTLLETPLNQWAHFCISFHHPTGGWKIYLDGEMTDSGAFPLTAESLLGNGAYIIGQEQDSFGGGFQRDQSFSGEITELNFWSRVLDESTIRKFASCAEEETGDALAWASQIWDISGKVRWVVRRKDDICRQQERFFTVFPDRFSLSEALRLCQVVGGIIAVPQTDEENAWLYNESKIHDAYCSLGQSSYLWLGANDEKQERQWVYWGTGELISWESKWRGDGPNGGTVENCLVMLSGNFPGRWSDIACLDTYSFCVPCEFETKTSIYLKGPAMCEGSPFNLQYMLGDHVGGRPALIGFLHTDIIWDQERGSWVMRSLKNSDAVATWTPIHEGMYPFGNQEWMLETEVCGIPAGGSVNLTLSVCGAGMFTCKDGTCISLKQRCDLRVDCADQSDEFQCTIVDLPEGYHISIPPPSSEENKTLPIYFAINIISFPTIVTQDLTFVASMQLKLRWQDTRLNFLNLHDDRTLNLLSEEAVASVWTPRVFFKNARGNIFTNLQRGSRVESIRQGEAIPGPPSRPEEVNIYPGYESSLEMSQLYSVTYSCDFELLMFPFDAQLCRLHFELVSASSSYMTLIPSEANYTGQDDLIEYSIGRVSIKMDDGGEFSSVSVYVRFQRRYVFYLLTLYIPSTLLIFIAYATFFFNPQDFNSRIVVALTSLLVLSSLYTQTSNSLPKTSYFKLVDIWLFFSIVMIFIVVLLQTLIDFSATFTRKNFLRVCCTGSSEMDKSQANISQDSARHNITKVVVSNNMSSEEQQRRAITNGWTQDESALPLRYRTPNVYPVNIPLMIKSRFLIPFIFFIFNTAYWVSALTYLHNIED, from the exons ATGACAGCGGTTGCAGTCGTGCTCCTGATGCTGACGATCGGCTTCACGCTTGGCCAGGAGTCACAGTCCAGTCAACCAG ACTCGACACTGCCCCCTATCGGCCCTCTGGAAGTAAGGACAATTCTCCTACAAGAAGATGGAGTCCCGACGGCCGCTAGCTTCGCTCGCCTCAACACGTCCTTTCCGGAGctcttctctttcactgtctGCTACAGGATAAACCTCCTACGCTTCCGCGAGGAGTCGACGCTCATGTCGTACGCAGTCtcggataataaggataatgagctAAGAATGG ATCACCGATTGACGGGATATAAAGTGTCGCTGCACAGTCGGTGGGCGAAAACCTTACTGGAAACACCATTGAACCAATGGGCACATTTCTGCATATCTTTCCACCATCCGACCGGCGGGTGGAAGATCTACCTCGACGGAGAAATGACGGACTCCGGGGCATTTCCACTGACGGCGGAATCACTTCTAGGAAACGGCGCGTATATCATCG GTCAGGAGCAGGATTCTTTCGGGGGAGGATTTCAGCGAGACCAGAGCTTCAGCGGTGAGATCACAGAGCTCAACTTTTGGTCACGTGTACTTGACGAGAGCACCATcaggaag TTTGCTTCATGCGCGGAGGAAGAGACGGGAGACGCCCTCGCCTGGGCCTCGCAGATCTGGGACATCTCCGGCAAGGTTAGGTGGGTGGTCAGGCGGAAGGACGACATCTGCCGGCAACAGGAGAGGTTCTTTACCGTCTTCCCTGATCGATTCTCTCTCAGCGAAGCCTTACGTTTGTGTCAG GTGGTTGGTGGGATCATCGCCGTGCCGCAGACGGACGAGGAAAACGCGTGGTTATACAACGAGTCAAAGATTCACGACGCCTACTGTTCGCTCGGACAGTCTTCTTACTTATGGCTGGGCGCGAATGACGAGAAGCAAGAGAGGCAGTGGGTTTACTGGGGCACCGGGGAGCTCATATCTTGGGAGAGCAAGTGGCGAGGGGACGGCCCCAACGGAGGGACGGTGGAGAACTGCCTCGTTATGCTCTCCGGTAACTTCCCCGGTCGCTGGTCGGACATTGCCTGTCTGGACACCTACTCCTTCTGCGTCCCGTGCGAATTTGAGACGAAGACGTCTATATATCTGAAGGGCCCTGCCATGTGCGAGGGATCTCCGTTCAACCTGCAGTACATGTTAGGGGACCACGTGGGAGGGCGACCGGCCCTAATAGGATTCCTTCACACTGACATCATTTGGGACCAAGAACGGGGGTCTTGGGTCATGCGTTCTCTCAAG AACTCAGACGCCGTGGCCACGTGGACCCCGATCCACGAGGGCATGTATCCCTTCGGCAATCAGGAGTGGATGCTGGAGACCGAGGTGTGCGGGATCCCGGCCGGCGGGAGTGTCAACCTCACCCTCTCAGTGTGCGGCGCTGGGATGTTCACGTGCAAGGACGGGACCTGCATTAGCCTCAAGCAACGGTGCGATCTGCGGGTGGACTGCGCGGATCAGAGTGATGAGTTTCAGTGCACGATTGTGGACCTTCCTGAGGGTTACCACATCAGCATTCCGCCTCCATCCTCAGAGGAGAACAAAACCTTGCCAATCTATTTCGCCATCAACATTATCTCTTTTCCCACCATCGTGACGCAAGATCTCACCTTCGTCGCGTCCATGCAACTTAAACTACGGTGGCAAGACACAAGGCTCAACTTTCTTAACTTGCACGATGACCGAACGCTAAACCTACTTTCCGAAGAGGCAGTGGCAAGTGTCTGGACGCCCCGGGTTTTCTTCAAGAACGCTCGTGGCAATATTTTTACCAATCTGCAACGAGGGTCGCGCGTCGAAAGCATCCGGCAGGGTGAGGCCATACCCGGTCCTCCGAGCAGGCCCGAGGAAG TGAACATCTATCCTGGTTATGAAAGTAGTCTGGAGATGAGTCAGTTATACAGCGTAACTTATTCCTGTGATTTCGAGCTGCTCATGTTCCCATTTGATGCTCAG CTGTGCCGTCTTCACTTCGAGTTGGTGTCGGCTTCCTCGTCGTATATGACCCTCATCCCGTCAGAGGCCAACTACACGGGTCAAGATGATCTCATTGAGTATTCCATTG GGAGAGTGTCTATCAAAATGGATGATGGAGGAGAGTTCTCATCagtaagtgtgtatgtgaggTTCCAGCGTCGCTATGTCTTCTACCTACTCACTCTCTATATACCGTCTACACTACTTATATTCATTGCCTATGCAACATTCTTCTTCAATCCCCAAGACTTCAATTCCCGTATTGTGGTGGCTCTCACATCACTGCTAGTGCTGTCATCTCTTTACACACAG ACTTCCAACTCCCTGCCAAAGACATCTTACTTCAAGCTAGTGGACATATGGCTTTTCTTCTCTATAGTGATGATCTTTATTGTAGTACTGCTTCAGACATTAATAGACTTCTCTGCTACATTTACAAGAAAGAACTTCTTG AGAGTTTGCTGCACTGGATCTTCTGAAATGGATAAATCACAAGCAAATATAAGTCAAGATAGTGCAAGACATAATATTACCAAGGTTGTAGTATCTAATAACATGAGCAGTGAAGAACAGCAACGCAGAGCAATCACTAATGGGTGGACGCAGGATGAGTCGGCATTGCCTCTGAGATACAGAACTCCAAATGTTTATCCTGTCAACATACCCCTCATGATCAAGAGCAGATTCCTTATAccattcatatttttcatattcaacACGGCTTATTGGGTTTCAGCATTGAC ATACCTGCATAATATAGAAGACTAA
- the LOC125030582 gene encoding uncharacterized protein LOC125030582 → MAGAELLPSMNWKTSDSYGALMIFQKLCIRYFKVQKIPREEQANHIILYAGNSGEEMIEASNLTEEDMNDPDKVWDVFQTQVKPKTNKYVDRLRLRKYTQKEIESSDEFLNRCETQAKKCKFTEAEHEARIIEQFMEGVYSNDLQKSLIMEGEDMMCKAIDIARSHEATIRDNKDMRVKTVNHDLIVDAVGYPKFARAAKPCNKCGRAHKKYPPQSCPAYGARCNTCGKMNHWQKMCLSVPENKNKTNMNKGTSQRHYAGNKVHRNFNSDKPMKANRTSAVHEFSQDDPNEDYFTVSSVIVAEVSNSNDSEALRSIKVRTPCNKTGSMTIKVDTGAGVNLLPIRAFRIMFPDLLDAHGKPKTYLTNNHQKNLIAVNNMKLKHFGSIKLKCTFDEKNWIDTDFYIYYFGSAKPKSPRHGDNS, encoded by the coding sequence ATGGCCGGCGCCGAACTCTTACCAAGTATGAATTGGAAAACTAGCGATTCATATGGCGCACTAATGATTTTCCAAAAACTTTGTATAAGATACTTCAAGGTTCAAAAGATACCAAGAGAGGAGCAAGCAAACCACATCATTCTGTATGCAGGCAATTCTGGAGAGGAAATGATAGAGGCAAGCAATCTGACTGAAGAAGATATGAATGACCCTGACAAAGTTTGGGATGTTTTTCAGACCCAGGTAAAACCAAAGACTAACAAATATGTTGACAGACTTCGCCTACGAAAATACACCCAGAAAGAAATTGAATCTAGTGATGAGTTCTTGAATAGATGTGAAACTCAAGCAAAGAAATGCAAATTTACTGAGGCAGAACATGAAGCAAGAATCATTGAGCAATTCATGGAAGGAGTATACAGTAATGATTTGCAGAAAAGCCTTATCATGGAAGGTGAAGACATGATGTGCAAAGCCATTGACATTGCCAGATCTCATGAAGCAACCATAAGAGATAACAAAGACATGAGAGTCAAAACAGTCAACCATGACCTAATTGTCGATGCTGTGGGATACCCTAAGTTTGCAAGGGCAGCAAAACCATGCAACAAATGTGGGCGAGCACACAAAAAATACCCCCCACAATCCTGCCCAGCATATGGTGCTAGGTGCAATACATGTGGCAAAATGAACCACTGGCAAAAAATGTGTCTGTCAGTaccagaaaataagaataaaacaaacatgaATAAGGGCACAAGCCAAAGGCATTATGCTGGAAATAAAGTCCATAGAAACTTCAACAGTGACAAACCCATGAAAGCTAACAGAACATCTGCCGTGCATGAGTTCAGCCAAGATGACCCCAATGAGGATTATTTCACAGTAAGTTCTGTTATAGTAGCAGAAGTGtcaaacagtaatgatagtgaagctCTACGATCTATCAAAGTCAGAACCCCCTGCAACAAGACTGGCTCGATGACAATCAAGGTCGATACAGGGGCTGGAGTAAATCTGCTCCCGATAAGAGCATTTCGAATTATGTTTCCAGATTTATTAGATGCTCATGGGAAGCCGAAAACCTATCTGACCAACAACCATCAGAAGAATTTGATTGCAGTTAACAATATGAAACTCAAGCATTTTGGATCGATCAAATTAAAGTGCACCTTCGATGAGAAAAACTGGATCGATACAGATttctacatttattattttgGGTCTGCCAAGCCTAAAAGCCCTAGGCATGGTGACAATTCATGA
- the LOC125030355 gene encoding tectonic-2-like — MTISYYVLLCMTIFCQAQAEYLPINWTEAGIIGFGSESHYEDPAVTPLAPCPCDYTSNHCDTTCCCDKDCSPFHLAAFSCLEGLQGGQRTDKNIDNNCKYQGPYSPEWHDLLCYITENNPYLGLFFQNLPSIQNYQKYLDKVSVPQYSYEDTDIHLQQEDSQLYYVFGTGIEVAIHLEDTISIGFLTLPHPVLNGVCIDHVPVHFLQDVSHDCSLLLTPELCETEQYFSSQYYLRNSDSVNSDPFTIIGNLTGQQVVSAEVSYECVQDVSKFIKVEGLRTFPEQLWKSDKIPFNECDHQKVPYYNKTSQMCENVVLHVEYHMKWKGASIQEVQANIVIGNVPVSLEKVSKIYGRESMKVEPKKVNSFVAVEQTPPRRKSFIMSANSSLYLIQHFEVKFYHVGYYNSSNDTLMNITSNSGNDTSEDGQSLFSSPSITERSGNPGYQHGKPLLAGYIVYNNSDEANTSSNSLLFVDINDETGLYIFSPGGECFEEKRERIGFGVDTMSACYFSWNATVSCSELSERITTALYSLVKGDVVSKFGWPNITRENEFLPVVWDNQEPELKPVTNACPIISSMEYEIVYQDVVDTDKSPISVHQLLGCYIRFHHHEVRYHPNMPSSSVYLSTSVKFFKSKKPSGLSRFWEVMDDRWCSGGICWHEILQPWSHREYGEGGVVVGQMYTASFTDLITNTILMVVIFIPIVILIIQHNYKVRL, encoded by the exons ATGACTATTTCGTATTATGTCTTGCTTTGTATGACAATATTTTGTCAGG CACAAGCAGAATATTTGCCAATAAACTGGACAGAGGCAGGTATCATAGGCTTTGGAAGTGAAAGCCATTATGAAGACCCTGCCGTGACACCTCTTGCTCCTTGCCCATGTGATTATACTAGCAATCATTGTGATACTACATGTTGTTGTGATAAG GATTGTTCACCATTCCACTTAGCAGCCTTTTCCTGCCTTGAAGGACTACAGGGAGGCCAAAGAACTGACAAAAACATAGACAATAATTGCAAATATCAAGGGCCATATTCACCAGAGTGGCATGATTTACTGTGTTATATTACTGAGAATAATCCATATCTTGGTCTCTTTTTCCAAAATCTACCTTCAATCCAGAACTATcaaaaatatttagataaagTGTCAGTTCCACAGTATAGTTATgaagatacagacatacacttgCAGCAAGAAGATTCTCAGCTGTATTATGTATTTGGTACAGGTATTGAGGTAGCTATACATCTGGAAGATACAATAAGTATTGGATTTTTAACACTTCCACACCCAGTGCTAAATGGAGTGTGCATTGATCATGTTCCTGTCCATTTCCTACAGGATGTCAGTCATGATTGCTCCTTATTGCTAACACCTGAACTTTGTGAAACAGAGCAGTATTTCAGCTCTCAGTACTACCTTCGTAACTCTGATTCTGTAAATTCAGATCCATTCACAATTATCGGGAACCTAACTGGCCAGCAGGTTGTTAGTGCTGAGGTATCTTATGAATGTGTTCAGGATGTCAGTAAATTTATCAAGGTTGAGGGACTGAGAACTTTTCCAGAGCAATTATGGAAATCAGATAAGATTCCTTTTAATGAATGTGATCATCAAAAAGTTCCATATTATAATAAGACATCTCAGATGTGTGAAAATGTTGTATTACATGTTGAATATCACATGAAATGGAAAGGTGCATCAATACAGGAAGTACAAGCaaatattgttattggtaatgtGCCTGTATCACTTGAAAAAGTCAGTAAGATATATGGACGAGAAAGTATGAAAGTAGAGCCAAAGAAAGTTAATAGTTTTGTAGCTGTGGAACAGACTCCCCCTAGAAGAAAATCATTCATCATGTCTGCAAATTCAAGCTTATACTTGATACAGCACTTTGAAGTTAAATTTTATCATGTAGGATATTATAATAGCAGCAATGACACGCTGATGAATATAACAAGTAACTCGGGGAATGATACTTCAGAAGATGGACAAAGCTTGTTTTCATCACCAAGCATTACTGAACGATCTGGTAACCCAGGGTACCAGCATGGAAAGCCTCTCTTAGCAGGATATATTGT gtACAATAACTCTGATGAAGCAAATACATCCTCCAATTCACTGTTGTTTGTAGACATAAATGATGAAACTGGTTTATACATCTTCAGTCCAG GTGGAGAATGttttgaggaaaagagagaacgcATTGGCTTTGGTGTAGATACGATGTCTGCTTGCTATTTTTCTTGGAATGCCACTGTATCTTGCAGTGAGCTGAG TGAGAGAATAACAACTGCCCTTTATTCACTGGTTAAGGGTGATGTTGTCAGCAAGTTTGGATGGCCAAATATAACACGTGAAAATGAGTTTTTACCAGTTGTGTG gGACAACCAAGAACCTGAATTAAAGCCAGTAACTAATGCTTGTCCCATCATATCGTCCATGGAATACGAAATTGTTTACCAAGATGTTGTTGATACTGATAAAAGCCCTATATCTGTGCACCAGCTCTTAGGATGTTACATTAG ATTCCACCATCATGAAGTGAGGTATCATCCGAATATGCCTAGTAGTTCAGTGTATCTAAGTACAAGTGTAAAGTTCTTCAAAAGTAAAAAACCTTCAGGACTGTCCAG GTTCTGGGAAGTCATGGATGACCGATGGTGCAGCGGTGGAATATGTTGGCATGAGATACTTCAGCCCTGGAGCCATAGAGAatatggagaaggaggggtggttgTTGGACAGATGTATACAGCTTCTTTTACAGACTTGATCACTAATACTATATTGATGGTAGTAATTTTCATACccatagttattcttattattcagcATAACTACAAAGTAAGATTATAG